CGGCATGAGCAGTGCCTTGGTCGGGCCGCTGCTTGCCAGTTCCGGCTCGAGCGAACCGAGCCCCAGCGCGCGCGCCACTTTCAGGCCGGCGCGGACAATCGAATCGTCAATGACGATGATGGTCACAGTCGCGCCCGAGACAATGTCGAGATCATGCGCCGAACCGCCGGCTTCCGCCTCTGCGATAAGGTCGAGCCCGGCATATTTTTCCGTGACCGCTTTGATTTTCGCTTCGGGAATACCGACGAGCACGATCGGTTCGGAATGCTTGACCAGGCGGACACCCGTGACCTGCGCTTTCGGATCAACCCCCATCAGCGTGTGGATCGGCTTTCCCGAATAGCCGGTGGTCGTCACAAAGTCCGAAGTCAGGAACACATAGCCCAGAACCTGACCGTCCTTCAGCGCCTCAACCACGGGAATATCGCTGCGAAGCGGGCCATACTCGGTAGCGTCAGGGACGATCTCCCCGACACTGACTTCGTCCAGGAATTTCATGACCAGCGGCTCGGCCTGCGCGCCGCCCACGCCAAGCACCAGGCTGGTGATCAACGCGAACAATGAAATAATCCAACTATGGCCGCGGCCCGGTTTGCTCATCATGTTTCAGTTCATCCGATTATTCACAAAGGGAACTTAGGGGGACGCACTCAGTGGCTCTTTGATCTAGCTCAACCCCTGCGAAAAAATGTTGCATTGCATATATCTGTATTTTTGGGATGATCCCCTGGAGCAGCAGACGAACATTGTGGAATCACCGCTCACCCGAATGCCGAAACGGCATCAGGATCAATCATTTCAACGGTAACGGGCGGTCACCGACGGACTTGAAAGGCTAAGGGTACTGGAACTCGCCGGATATTATGGCGTATCGCTTTCGGGCGCAGGCAACGGCCAGGCGAGCTGTTGAAACAGGTGCGTCACCCTACCGAATAGAGGAACAGATGACTAGCTGGTATGAATTCGCAATCGCCTTCCTGGCATTCTTCGTGCTGCACAGCGTGCCGGTACGGCCACCGGTTAAGGCACAGATCGTCAAACGCATCGGCGGGCGCGCCTTTACCGTGCTGTATTCCTGTGTGTCGATATTTGCGCTGGGCTGGTTGATTTACGCCGCCGCACGGGCACCTTATGTTGAGCTCTGGAGCCCGGCCCCCTGGCAGTTCGGCGTCACATTGATCGTCATGCTGGCAGTCTGCCTCATCATCGCCTTCACGCTCGGGCGGCCCAATCCGTTTTCATTCGGCGGCACGACCGGGTCCCGCTTCGACCCTGCGCATGCCGGTATCGTCCGCGTATACCGGCACCCGCTGCTGGTGGGTTTTCTGTTGTGGGCCGGTTCACACATGCTGCCCAACGGAGA
This DNA window, taken from Hoeflea algicola, encodes the following:
- a CDS encoding NnrU family protein — translated: MTSWYEFAIAFLAFFVLHSVPVRPPVKAQIVKRIGGRAFTVLYSCVSIFALGWLIYAAARAPYVELWSPAPWQFGVTLIVMLAVCLIIAFTLGRPNPFSFGGTTGSRFDPAHAGIVRVYRHPLLVGFLLWAGSHMLPNGDLAHIILFGVFASFSLLGMRLLDRRNKRLLGAAEYNALAIAVRQAPLLQSFARDRFVVRTLAGVALFAVLLVLHPAVIGVSPLAVF